From Methylobacterium radiodurans, a single genomic window includes:
- the plsY gene encoding glycerol-3-phosphate 1-O-acyltransferase PlsY, which translates to MAIFDFATATVAACLALGYALGSIPFGLILTKFAGLGDVRAIGSGNIGATNVLRTGRKGLAAATLLGDALKGTAAVLIAARFGEAAMLAAGLGAFLGHLFPVWLGFRGGKGVATFIGVLLAFSPLALLAFAAIWLGLAFALRYSSLAALAASAGTPLVLWALGRPAEALLFGLLGLLLWWKHEPNIRRLIAGTEGRIGQKG; encoded by the coding sequence ATCGCGATCTTCGACTTCGCGACCGCGACGGTCGCCGCCTGCCTCGCGCTGGGCTACGCGCTGGGCTCGATCCCGTTCGGGCTGATCCTGACCAAGTTCGCCGGGCTCGGCGACGTGCGGGCGATCGGCTCGGGCAATATCGGCGCGACGAACGTGCTGCGCACCGGCCGCAAGGGGCTCGCCGCCGCGACGCTCCTCGGCGACGCGCTCAAGGGCACCGCCGCGGTTCTGATCGCGGCCCGCTTCGGGGAGGCCGCGATGCTGGCGGCCGGGCTCGGGGCGTTCCTCGGCCATCTCTTCCCGGTCTGGCTCGGCTTCCGCGGCGGCAAGGGCGTGGCGACCTTCATCGGCGTGCTGCTGGCATTCAGCCCCCTCGCGCTCCTGGCCTTCGCGGCCATCTGGCTCGGGCTCGCCTTCGCGCTCCGATACTCCTCGCTCGCGGCTCTGGCGGCCTCCGCCGGCACGCCCCTCGTGCTCTGGGCGCTGGGCCGTCCGGCGGAGGCCCTTCTGTTCGGGCTGCTCGGCCTGCTGCTCTGGTGGAAGCACGAGCCCAACATCCGGCGGCTGATCGCCGGCACCGAGGGGCGGATCGGCCAGAAGGGCTGA